From Candidatus Atelocyanobacterium thalassa isolate ALOHA, a single genomic window includes:
- a CDS encoding glycosyltransferase yields MKVLIADFDLFKKTGGGQTFYRSLIKKNPEIDFYYIIKDESLNTSCLHNSHQIPYKEIFNYGDFTNFFEATPPKWVQSAFVQASNIAASCRDMEFDVVDVPDYEQWGMFLRSALDHFHVKCGSIALSMHGIISKTLQLDWFEGKENIPLSLQEKMQYQAVDIRYGISKSYLDEWKEVDNLKSYYYNPLHFMAVPEIKSGSNSESLPNLNFIGRTEKRKGPDIFVDLAWWIPREKYSNASIIGPHSYNYNRTQSSKDYLEKMINNRDKNLRMYPSIPHSDLMKLFSSRSITFVPSRYDTLNLVALESLFSGCPTVIGKGAGVCRFLEDNFPKIPFIKIDIDNIYDSLPEIIDLLNNYDDYRNKLIAGIRDSNFQSSGLLLSEIYGSSPVSNLEIREELNYWYSQLINYWESSQLNGSNKIPGLRLLKSKIRSNVKPIYQQIKHEAGKNKELLKIPLSKVHNAQILKTPKLVRRYKNIFNTLELTQKDLDKKIQESWKLASDGDYRSEGIRDRLNNGYRIDRVRLWKGIARIESLRGNELVAATYKLRCIRLLDQDLFGDLPSIVRVLNDKGFTKESEVIQAMYGTHEGREDKCYDLLEQNRVSNLSNNKWNYEFVDDRRSKSTYRVSIIVSLYNASSKLAFFLKTLKHQTLVQKGEAEVILVDSGSPGDEYTVFKEIIEKLNIPVVYVRSKERETIQMAWNRGIDLSKADFLSFLGVDETILPTCLEILANELDKFSDLDWVTGHSLVTEVDSDCSWIKDIMPYYRKEYKQDLVYLETCYLSWVGALYRRSIHKRFGYYDSSFRGAGDTEFKSRVLPFIKSKIVDCTLGVFWNYPDERTTQSPAIEIEDMRAWYIHRTLGGIRYAFANRSTEDVENLIYLCLCYRKSYCVHTSTDLEYAYNLCLYLKEICPQSKVLKYFSGIETLLKSYRSLDCLPSLSQWSPLKKILEVRKVAAKIQKEHRSSWNKDLSLGLEPTYTIFNDNRHEQHSSLWFTSINSN; encoded by the coding sequence ATGAAAGTTCTTATTGCTGATTTTGATTTATTTAAGAAAACAGGAGGTGGACAAACTTTTTATCGCAGTCTTATTAAAAAGAATCCTGAAATAGATTTTTATTACATTATTAAAGATGAATCTTTAAATACTTCTTGTCTTCATAATTCTCATCAAATACCTTATAAAGAAATATTTAATTATGGAGATTTTACGAATTTTTTTGAAGCAACGCCACCTAAATGGGTACAATCAGCTTTTGTTCAAGCTAGTAACATAGCAGCTTCTTGCCGGGACATGGAATTTGATGTAGTTGACGTACCTGATTATGAACAATGGGGGATGTTTTTACGATCTGCTTTAGATCATTTTCATGTAAAGTGTGGTTCAATTGCACTTTCAATGCATGGAATTATATCTAAAACATTACAATTAGATTGGTTTGAAGGTAAAGAGAATATTCCACTTTCTCTACAAGAAAAAATGCAATATCAGGCTGTAGACATACGTTATGGAATTAGTAAGAGTTATTTAGATGAATGGAAGGAGGTTGATAATTTAAAATCTTATTATTATAATCCATTACATTTTATGGCTGTACCTGAAATTAAATCAGGCTCTAATTCGGAATCCTTGCCTAACCTAAATTTTATTGGTAGAACAGAAAAGCGGAAAGGACCTGATATTTTTGTAGATTTAGCTTGGTGGATACCACGAGAAAAATACAGTAATGCTTCTATAATAGGTCCTCATAGTTATAACTATAATCGAACTCAATCATCTAAAGATTATTTAGAAAAGATGATTAATAATAGAGACAAAAATCTAAGAATGTACCCATCAATTCCACATTCAGATTTAATGAAATTATTTAGTAGTAGATCCATAACTTTTGTTCCCTCTAGATATGACACTTTAAATTTAGTAGCTTTAGAGTCACTTTTTTCAGGATGTCCTACTGTCATTGGAAAAGGTGCAGGAGTATGTCGTTTTTTAGAAGATAATTTTCCAAAAATTCCATTTATTAAAATTGATATTGATAATATTTATGATTCTTTGCCAGAAATTATTGATTTATTAAATAACTATGATGATTATAGAAATAAATTAATTGCTGGAATTCGCGACTCAAATTTTCAAAGTAGTGGTCTTTTGTTAAGTGAAATTTATGGTTCTTCACCAGTTTCAAATCTTGAAATTCGTGAAGAATTAAACTATTGGTACTCACAATTAATAAATTATTGGGAATCTAGTCAATTAAATGGCTCAAACAAGATACCAGGCCTTAGATTATTAAAATCTAAAATTAGATCGAATGTGAAACCAATCTATCAACAAATTAAACATGAAGCTGGTAAAAATAAAGAACTTCTCAAAATTCCGCTAAGTAAAGTTCATAATGCCCAAATACTAAAAACTCCTAAATTAGTTAGACGATATAAGAACATTTTTAATACTTTAGAATTAACTCAAAAAGATCTTGATAAAAAAATTCAAGAATCATGGAAACTTGCTTCAGATGGTGATTACAGAAGTGAAGGTATACGAGATCGTTTAAATAATGGATATCGTATCGACAGGGTTCGTTTATGGAAAGGAATTGCTAGGATTGAAAGTTTGCGAGGAAACGAATTAGTAGCAGCTACGTACAAACTACGATGTATACGTCTATTAGATCAAGATTTATTTGGTGATCTTCCTTCTATAGTAAGAGTTTTAAATGATAAAGGATTTACAAAAGAATCTGAAGTAATACAAGCAATGTATGGTACTCATGAAGGTCGAGAAGATAAATGCTACGATCTTTTAGAACAAAATCGAGTAAGTAATTTATCAAACAATAAATGGAATTATGAATTTGTAGATGATCGTCGTAGTAAATCAACTTACCGTGTCAGTATTATAGTTTCTCTCTATAATGCGTCCTCTAAACTTGCTTTCTTCTTAAAAACTTTAAAACATCAAACTCTGGTTCAGAAAGGAGAAGCGGAAGTAATTTTGGTAGACAGTGGCTCTCCAGGAGATGAGTATACAGTTTTTAAAGAAATAATTGAGAAATTAAATATTCCTGTTGTTTATGTAAGATCTAAAGAAAGAGAAACTATACAAATGGCTTGGAATAGAGGGATTGATTTGTCTAAAGCAGACTTCTTATCTTTTTTAGGGGTAGATGAAACCATTCTTCCTACTTGTCTAGAAATCCTTGCTAATGAATTAGATAAGTTTTCAGATTTAGATTGGGTTACTGGACATAGTCTTGTTACCGAAGTGGATAGCGATTGTAGCTGGATTAAAGATATCATGCCCTATTATCGGAAAGAATATAAGCAAGACTTAGTTTATTTAGAAACTTGTTATTTATCATGGGTAGGTGCTTTATATCGTCGTTCTATACATAAAAGATTTGGCTATTATGATAGTAGTTTTAGAGGAGCTGGCGATACTGAATTTAAAAGTCGTGTCCTTCCATTTATAAAAAGTAAGATTGTAGATTGTACTTTAGGAGTTTTTTGGAACTATCCTGATGAAAGAACAACGCAAAGCCCAGCAATCGAAATTGAAGATATGAGAGCTTGGTATATTCATCGTACTCTTGGAGGAATTCGTTATGCTTTTGCTAATAGGAGTACAGAGGACGTAGAGAATTTAATTTATTTATGTTTGTGCTATCGAAAATCTTATTGTGTCCACACAAGCACAGATTTAGAATATGCTTATAATTTATGCCTTTATCTAAAAGAAATCTGTCCTCAATCAAAAGTTTTAAAATATTTTAGTGGAATTGAAACTTTACTAAAATCTTACCGCTCGTTAGATTGCCTTCCTAGCCTATCTCAATGGTCTCCTCTTAAAAAAATATTAGAGGTCCGTAAAGTTGCTGCCAAAATCCAGAAAGAACATAGATCTTCATGGAATAAAGATTTAAGTTTAGGATTAGAACCAACCTATACTATATTTAATGACAATCGCCATGAGCAGCATTCATCTTTATGGTTCACTAGTATTAATAGTAATTAA
- a CDS encoding Sua5/YciO/YrdC/YwlC family protein encodes MPEVSPDKLVQGLFEGKVVSFPTDTIPALATLPQNASSIFALKKRSFQKPLILMCSSSENVWKYTQGNSEELRNWKNIAYRYWPGPLTLVLPASESIININTNNLIDSKTIGIRIPDCFVAQRILQKSRMFIDY; translated from the coding sequence ATGCCAGAAGTATCTCCAGATAAGTTAGTTCAAGGATTATTTGAAGGTAAAGTAGTTAGTTTTCCTACTGATACAATTCCTGCTTTAGCTACACTACCTCAAAATGCTTCATCAATTTTTGCCCTGAAAAAACGCTCTTTTCAAAAACCTCTAATTTTAATGTGCTCATCTTCAGAAAATGTTTGGAAATATACTCAGGGTAACTCTGAAGAATTGAGAAACTGGAAAAACATAGCATATAGGTACTGGCCAGGACCTTTGACTCTAGTATTACCAGCTTCCGAATCCATAATAAATATAAATACTAATAATCTCATTGATTCAAAAACAATCGGAATACGTATTCCTGACTGCTTTGTGGCACAAAGAATATTGCAAAAGAGTAGAATGTTTATTGACTACTAG
- a CDS encoding Sua5/YciO/YrdC/YwlC family protein: MTTSVNISGKEPAKNVDEILEIFPEVLVLQKQDFSNHKCNNKLPSTVIKWKSGKWENLRQGYINILNINNSIY, translated from the coding sequence TTGACTACTAGTGTTAATATTTCAGGAAAAGAACCTGCAAAAAACGTAGATGAAATATTAGAAATTTTTCCAGAAGTATTAGTTTTGCAAAAACAAGATTTTAGTAATCATAAATGTAATAATAAACTGCCATCTACTGTTATAAAATGGAAGTCAGGAAAATGGGAAAATTTACGACAAGGTTATATTAATATATTGAATATAAATAATTCAATATATTAA